From Uloborus diversus isolate 005 chromosome 8, Udiv.v.3.1, whole genome shotgun sequence, a single genomic window includes:
- the LOC129227450 gene encoding uncharacterized protein LOC129227450, translating into MPSAITIILSTVYFGHLINASTVTYSEVQHFGGSCYPRDSCSGGRTEELDNLWDNYTCECGRQCSYSGTCCVDSPFLSTTQKNSHLSTEKCQKVKLTSRYVLMVSSCSRRWQKKSPTYEKCEKEEDVLNDPMSKLPITSIQTGISYKNYFCAVCNFDSNHVVFWNIAVTGTQNRSHLQDNFQFNSEQNAWGTVGAQGTFQRLELNFVVPESLYKLVKPCYPGIISQCPPPIRNSDLQRKCRLYYAPIKIMSGGKFKMYRNVHCALCNNKDSNLEVACPLSKRRKTQHPLSFALLLDVNQKDGEKVGQTRACSKDQVYDPFFKKCRSMKCAIPGYVIKNGSCAKDVA; encoded by the coding sequence ATGCCATCCGCCATAACAATAATATTATCTACTGTTTACTTCGGCCATCTGATTAACGCATCAACAGTAACGTATTCAGAAGTTCAACATTTCGGAGGATCATGCTACCCGCGTGATTCCTGTTCTGGAGGCAGAACCGAAGAGTTGGACAACCTGTGGGACAACTACACTTGCGAATGTGGACGACAGTGTAGCTATAGTGGCACATGCTGTGTTGACTCTCCCTTCCTGTCCACCACGCAGAAAAATTCTCATTTATCAACTGAAAAGTGCCAAAAGGTTAAATTAACGTCCCGGTACGTTTTGATGGTATCCAGTTGCTCCAGGCGCTGGCAAAAGAAGTCACCAACTTATGAAAAGTGCGAAAAGGAAGAAGATGTTCTTAATGATCCAATGTCGAAGCTTCCGATTACCAGTATCCAAACTGGAATATCGTACAAGAACTACTTCTGCGCGGTCTGCAATTTTGATTCCAATCATGTCGTATTTTGGAACATAGCTGTTACTGGTACCCAAAATCGAAGTCACTTgcaagataattttcaatttaattctgAGCAAAATGCTTGGGGGACGGTAGGAGCACAAGGAACATTTCAAAGACTGGAATTAAATTTCGTAGTTCCAGAGTCTTTATACAAATTAGTGAAGCCATGCTATCCTGGAATCATTTCCCAATGTCCACCACCAATAAGAAATTCTGATTTGCAGAGGAAATGTCGTCTTTACTATGCGCCAATTAAAATTATGTCTGGTgggaaatttaaaatgtatcGCAACGTTCACTGTGCCTTATGCAATAATAAGGATTCAAACTTGGAGGTCGCTTGTCCACTGTCAAAACGTCGTAAAACTCAACATCCTTTGTCTTTTGCGTTGCTACTGGATGTGAACCAAAAAGATGGTGAAAAGGTGGGTCAAACTCGCGCATGCAGTAAGGATCAAGTTTATGACCCGTTCTTCAAAA